The Bacillota bacterium genome contains the following window.
CGATGAGCACGGCGGCCACCGACGTCATGGTGAACGGATTCCCCGCCGTCGGATCGCCCGAATACATCCGCGCGGCCAGCGCCAGCCCGCCCAAGGTGGCGAACAACGAGCTCA
Protein-coding sequences here:
- the rbsC gene encoding ribose ABC transporter permease (functions to transport ribose at high affinity; forms a complex with RbsA2C2B) — encoded protein: MYVLSSLFATLGGLALAARMYSGDPTAGNPFTMTSVAAVLI